In one Motacilla alba alba isolate MOTALB_02 chromosome 7, Motacilla_alba_V1.0_pri, whole genome shotgun sequence genomic region, the following are encoded:
- the MTX2 gene encoding metaxin-2, giving the protein MSLVAEAFVTQLAAAEPWPENAALYQQLKEDQILLSDNASSLAVQAFLQMCNLPIRVICRANAEYMSPSGKVPFIHVGNQVVSELGPIVQFVKAKGHSLSDGLDEVQKAEMKAYMELVNNMLLTAELYLQWCDDVTVEEITHPRYGSPYPWPLNRILSYQKQWEVRRKMKAIGWAGKTLEQVLEDVDQCCHALSQRLGTQPYFFNKQPTELDALVFGHLFTILTTQLITDELSEKVKNYSNLTAFCRRIEQQYFEGHERDSSTIAAQSSKRSLLR; this is encoded by the exons CCGCAGAGCCTTGGCCTGAAAATGCTGCATTGTATCAGCAATTGAAGG AGGAccaaattttgctttctgacaATGCATCTTCCCTTGCTGTTCAG GCCTTTTTGCAAATGTGCAATCTGCCAATCCGGGTGATTTGCAGGGCAAACGCTGAGTACATGTCCCCATCTG GGAAAGTACCCTTTATTCATGTGGGAAATCAAGTAGTATCTGAACTTGGGCCCATAGTCCAGTTTGTAAAAGCCAAG GGCCATTCTCTCAGTGATGGGTTGGATGAAGTCCAAAAAGCTGAGATGAAAGCCTACATGGAATTGGTCAATAATATGCTCCTGACAGCAGAG CTCTATCTCCAGTGGTGTGATGATGTTACAGTAGAGGAG ATTACTCACCCAAGGTATGGCTCTCCTTATCCGTGGCCTCTGAACCGCATTTTGTCCTATCAGAAGCAGTGGGAGGTTAGGCGGAAGATGAAAGCCATCGGGTGGGCTGGAAAGACACTTGAACAG GTGCTTGAAGATGTAGATCAGTGCTGTCATGCTCTCTCACAGAGATTAGGAACACAACCATATTTCTTCAATAAGCA accaACTGAATTAGATGCTCTGGTGTTTGGACATCTTTTCACAATCCTTACTACACAACTAATCACTGATGAACTCTCTGAAAAAGTGAAGAACTACAGTAACCTCACAGCGTTTTGTCGGCGAATAGAGCAGCAGTACTTTGAGGGTCATGAGAGAGACAGCTCTACAATCGCAGCCCAGTCTTCCAAGAGGTCCTTGCTGAGATAA